A DNA window from Phyllostomus discolor isolate MPI-MPIP mPhyDis1 chromosome X, mPhyDis1.pri.v3, whole genome shotgun sequence contains the following coding sequences:
- the LOC114505308 gene encoding 60S ribosomal protein L39-like: MSSHKTFRVKRFLAKKQKQNRPIPQWIWMKTGNEIRYNSKRRHWRRTKVCL, encoded by the coding sequence ATGTCTTCTCACAAGACTTTCAGGGTCAAGAGGTTCCTGGccaagaaacaaaagcagaacCGGCCCATTCCTCAATGGATTTGGATGAAAACTGGTAATGAAATCAGGTACAACTCCAAGAGGAGACATTGGAGAAGAACCAAAGTGTGTCTATAA